Proteins co-encoded in one Gemmatimonas sp. UBA7669 genomic window:
- a CDS encoding NADP-dependent isocitrate dehydrogenase: MAKIKVVNPVVEMDGDEMTRIIWQFIKDKLILPYLDIQLDYYDLGIEHRDATNDQVTIDSAEATKKHGVAVKCATITPDEARVKEFGLKKMWKSPNGTIRNILGGVIFREPIIISNIPRLVPHWTKPIVVGRHAHGDQYKATDFKVNGPGTVTITYTPADGSEPMQFEVAKFGQDGGVAMGMYNFNDSIRDFARASFRYGLQRNYPVYLSTKNTILKAYDGQFKDLFEEVFNAEFKADFEKAGITYEHRLIDDMVASALKWEGGYVWACKNYDGDVQSDIVAQGFGSLGLMTSVLLTPDGKTMEAEAAHGTVTRHYREHQKGRQTSTNPIASIFAWTRGLMHRGKLDGTPDVVKFAETLESVCIEAVEAGEMTKDLALLISKDTPYLNTEAFLDAIDRRLQAKMA, encoded by the coding sequence ATGGCCAAGATCAAGGTTGTGAACCCCGTCGTCGAGATGGACGGCGACGAGATGACGCGCATCATCTGGCAGTTCATCAAGGACAAGCTGATTCTGCCGTATCTCGACATCCAGCTCGACTACTACGATCTGGGCATCGAGCACCGCGACGCCACCAACGACCAGGTCACGATCGACTCGGCCGAAGCCACGAAGAAGCACGGTGTGGCGGTGAAGTGTGCCACCATCACGCCTGACGAAGCGCGCGTGAAGGAGTTCGGGCTCAAGAAGATGTGGAAGAGCCCCAACGGCACCATTCGCAACATCCTGGGCGGCGTGATCTTCCGCGAACCCATCATCATTTCGAACATTCCGCGCCTCGTGCCGCACTGGACCAAGCCCATTGTGGTGGGCCGTCATGCGCACGGTGATCAGTACAAGGCCACGGATTTCAAGGTAAACGGCCCGGGTACGGTGACCATTACCTACACGCCGGCTGACGGCAGCGAGCCCATGCAGTTCGAAGTCGCCAAGTTCGGACAGGACGGCGGCGTGGCCATGGGCATGTACAACTTCAACGACTCCATCCGCGACTTTGCGCGCGCCAGCTTCCGCTATGGGCTGCAGCGCAATTACCCGGTGTACCTGAGCACCAAGAACACCATCCTCAAGGCCTACGACGGCCAGTTCAAGGATCTGTTCGAAGAGGTGTTCAACGCCGAGTTCAAGGCGGACTTCGAGAAGGCCGGCATCACCTACGAGCACCGCCTCATCGACGACATGGTGGCCTCGGCTCTCAAGTGGGAAGGTGGCTACGTGTGGGCCTGCAAGAACTACGACGGCGACGTGCAGTCGGACATCGTGGCGCAGGGCTTTGGTTCACTTGGCCTCATGACCTCCGTGCTGCTCACGCCCGACGGCAAGACCATGGAAGCCGAGGCGGCCCACGGCACGGTCACGCGTCACTACCGCGAGCACCAGAAGGGCCGCCAGACGTCCACCAATCCCATCGCCAGCATCTTCGCGTGGACGCGTGGCCTCATGCATCGCGGCAAGCTCGATGGTACGCCCGACGTCGTGAAGTTTGCCGAGACGCTGGAGTCGGTGTGCATCGAGGCGGTTGAGGCGGGCGAGATGACG
- a CDS encoding asparaginase domain-containing protein, whose product MSVRVLVTGGTFDKEYDELTGQLHFNTTHLPEMLRRGRCMLDVTVDVLMMIDSLDMKDAHRQRIVQACRDAAESRLVITHGTDTMVDTARVLEAASLGKTIVLTGAMVPYAFGSSDGLFNLGSALSFVQTLPPGVYLAMNGRYFTAGNVTKNRQVGVFEEQDASAGASAGAPAPE is encoded by the coding sequence ATGAGCGTACGCGTCCTCGTCACCGGTGGCACCTTCGACAAGGAATACGACGAACTCACGGGTCAGCTGCATTTCAACACGACCCATCTGCCGGAGATGCTGCGTCGTGGACGCTGCATGCTCGACGTGACGGTGGATGTGCTCATGATGATCGACTCGCTCGACATGAAGGACGCGCATCGGCAGCGCATCGTGCAGGCCTGCCGGGATGCCGCCGAGTCACGACTCGTCATTACGCACGGCACGGACACCATGGTGGACACGGCCCGGGTGCTCGAGGCGGCGTCGCTTGGCAAAACCATTGTGCTGACGGGGGCCATGGTGCCCTACGCCTTCGGCAGTTCTGATGGGCTGTTCAACCTCGGCAGCGCCCTGAGTTTCGTGCAGACCCTGCCGCCTGGCGTGTACCTGGCCATGAACGGCCGGTACTTCACGGCCGGCAACGTGACCAAGAATCGGCAGGTCGGGGTGTTCGAAGAGCAGGACGCTTCGGCGGGCGCTTCAGCGGGCGCTCCAGCCCCCGAGTAG
- the trmD gene encoding tRNA (guanosine(37)-N1)-methyltransferase TrmD, with the protein MLTINIVTIFPEFFRGPLGLSIPARAAEAGGVRYNLVDLRDFAHDRHRSVDDYPFGGGPGMVMRPGPFFEAVESLGATSPIVLLSPRGRRFAHADAMRFAEGRELTLLCGHYKDIDERVASHLATEELSLGDFVLSGGEPAALAIVDATVRLLPGAMSDLDSARTDSFFDRGISAPSYTRPAEFRGYHVPEVLLGGDHAKVANWREAESLRRTREAEARDRAEWQVREARIAEREAALAVIEQDAAKKAAEKARRAAAKARKAAREARRNEPGAPT; encoded by the coding sequence ATGCTGACCATCAACATCGTCACCATCTTCCCCGAGTTCTTTCGCGGACCGCTGGGCCTGTCCATTCCGGCCCGCGCCGCTGAGGCGGGTGGTGTGCGCTACAACCTCGTGGACTTGCGTGATTTCGCGCACGACCGGCACCGCAGCGTGGACGACTACCCGTTTGGCGGTGGACCGGGCATGGTCATGCGACCGGGGCCGTTCTTCGAGGCTGTGGAATCGTTGGGCGCCACATCGCCCATTGTGTTGCTGTCGCCGCGCGGCCGTCGCTTCGCCCACGCCGATGCCATGCGTTTTGCCGAGGGCCGCGAGCTCACCTTGCTCTGCGGGCATTACAAGGACATCGACGAGCGCGTGGCCTCGCATCTCGCCACCGAGGAACTCTCGCTCGGCGACTTCGTGCTGAGTGGTGGGGAGCCCGCGGCACTGGCCATCGTGGATGCCACAGTGCGTTTGCTGCCGGGAGCCATGAGTGATCTCGACAGCGCGCGCACCGATTCGTTTTTCGATCGCGGCATCTCTGCGCCCAGCTATACGCGGCCGGCGGAATTCCGCGGGTATCATGTACCCGAAGTGTTGTTGGGTGGCGATCACGCCAAGGTGGCCAATTGGCGCGAAGCGGAAAGCCTGCGTCGCACACGCGAGGCCGAGGCGCGCGATCGTGCCGAATGGCAGGTCCGTGAAGCGCGCATCGCCGAACGCGAGGCTGCACTTGCGGTGATTGAGCAGGATGCAGCAAAGAAAGCGGCAGAAAAGGCGCGCCGCGCGGCGGCCAAGGCACGCAAGGCGGCACGAGAAGCACGGCGCAACGAACCGGGAGCCCCCACATGA
- the rimM gene encoding ribosome maturation factor RimM (Essential for efficient processing of 16S rRNA) — translation MRPSCPPRPWPCRPARPELGEYIIVGRVRRAHGVRGAWAVESLNDAPDVVFASGAVLFAGDREGNLVQPDGQPQALHVEDGRPMNKEWLVRVRELSDRDVADSWRGRYLLADADVLPPLDEGEIYIGDLIGMQVHVEGRGPVGQVRDVYDAPQGYILEVETATGRPLVPWHDDLVRDIDDEARIITLAPLDGLFD, via the coding sequence TTGCGGCCAAGCTGTCCGCCGCGGCCGTGGCCCTGCCGTCCGGCGAGGCCTGAGCTGGGCGAGTACATCATCGTCGGCCGGGTGCGTCGCGCGCATGGTGTGCGCGGCGCCTGGGCCGTCGAAAGCCTGAACGATGCGCCGGACGTGGTTTTCGCGTCCGGCGCCGTGCTTTTTGCGGGGGACCGCGAGGGCAATCTCGTGCAGCCCGACGGCCAGCCACAGGCGCTGCATGTGGAAGACGGACGGCCAATGAACAAGGAATGGCTCGTGCGCGTCCGCGAACTCAGCGATCGCGACGTGGCCGACAGTTGGCGCGGGCGTTATTTGCTGGCTGACGCCGACGTGCTGCCGCCGCTCGATGAGGGCGAGATCTACATCGGCGATCTGATCGGCATGCAGGTACATGTCGAGGGCCGCGGACCCGTGGGGCAGGTGCGCGACGTGTACGACGCACCGCAGGGCTACATTCTCGAGGTCGAAACCGCCACCGGTCGCCCGCTCGTGCCTTGGCACGATGACCTCGTGCGCGACATCGACGACGAGGCGCGCATCATCACCCTCGCGCCACTCGACGGTCTCTTCGACTGA